A region of the Egicoccus sp. AB-alg2 genome:
TGCGGATGCCGTGCTGCTGCTCCTCGACGTCCCCGTCGAGCTGGCGGTCGTCGAAGAACAGCGCGTAGCGGAAGCCCGCGCAGCCGCCGGCCTGGACCGCGACGCGCAGGGCGATGTCGTCGACGTCCGGCTGGTCGGCGAGGAAGCTGCGCACCTTCTCGGCAGCCGTCTCGGTGAGGACGATCGAGCTCTCGACGGTGTCGGCGCTCAC
Encoded here:
- a CDS encoding HesB/IscA family protein; translation: MAVSADTVESSIVLTETAAEKVRSFLADQPDVDDIALRVAVQAGGCAGFRYALFFDDRQLDGDVEEQQHGIRIRIDKMSTPYLAGAVIDWKESLEASGFSIENPNASGSCACGDSATF